A genomic stretch from Arachis stenosperma cultivar V10309 chromosome 3, arast.V10309.gnm1.PFL2, whole genome shotgun sequence includes:
- the LOC130966217 gene encoding LOW QUALITY PROTEIN: protein REPRESSOR OF SILENCING 3-like (The sequence of the model RefSeq protein was modified relative to this genomic sequence to represent the inferred CDS: deleted 1 base in 1 codon; substituted 1 base at 1 genomic stop codon), which translates to MEGQHNKTVRIFVGGLGESVTKQDLHSLFSSFGNVEAVETIRTKGCSFAYLDFLPSSTDDKSLSRLFSKYNGCVWKGGKLKLEKAKEHYLVRLKREWDKDAMSKIEHVCHKPVTTDKLEKKPTKESLKTKQLHIYFPRLRQVKSIPFTGTGKHKYSFXNIKVPLLPVYFCDCKEHCSPSSTEREKLHIERALEIGGMNDEEINIMNIVMNKLLEKENVSKKKNLEIEDSFESPAHLDDSEVSSSTDEDDLIINVNTKKNKSSIIGSEELQMILENQDSWSNKSKIGKEENDKSESDVHKGHKSNPNNKRKSLHKSERESIGHVSTTAKGKNNVQTLPYEVESGVQPVDSEDDFGKPSKVSWSQKSSWKELLVNGGNTAFNATLIFPTEQERPDSPSQSISINDKIENMEGNEHLESESTDIELTKGAH; encoded by the exons ATGGAGGGGCAACACAACAAGACGGTGAGAATATTTGTCGGTGGATTGGGGGAATCAGTAACTAAACAAGACCTCCATAGTTTGTTCAGCTCTTTCGGCAATGTCGAAGCAGTCGAAACAATCCGAACCAAAGGTTGCAGTTTCGCCTATCTTGACTTCCTTCCTTCTTCCACCGATGACAAATCTCTTTCCAGGCTTTTTAGCAAG TATAATGGTTGCGTTTGGAAGGGTGGGAAGTTGAAGCTCGAGAAGGCTAAAGAACATTATCTAGTGCGGTTGAAACGAGAATGGGATAAAGATGCTATGTCTAAGATTGAGCATGTTTGTCACAAACCAGTCACTACTGATAAGTTAGAGAAAAAGCCCACAAAAGAGAGTTTAAAGACAAAGCAGCTCCACATTTACTTCCCGAGGTTAAG GCAAGTAAAATCTATACCATTCACTGGAACTGGAAAGCACAAATACAGTTTCTAGAAT ATTAAAGTTCCTCTTCTCCCTGTGTATTTCTGTGATTGCAAGGAACATTGTAGTCCTTCTAGCACAGAAAGGGAAAAACTACATATTGAAAGGGCATTAGAAATTGGAGGAATGAATGATGAAGAAATTAACATAATGAATATCGTGATGAACAAACtacttgaaaaagaaaatgtttcCAAAAAGAAGAATCTTGAAATAGAGGATTCCTTTGAATCACCTGCACATCTTGATGACTCCGAAGTAAGTAGTTCAACAGATGAAGATGATCTCATTATTAACGTGaacacaaagaaaaataaatcgTCCATAATAGGGAGTGAGGAACTTCAAATGATCTTGGAAAATCAG GACTCATggtccaataaatcaaaaattggTAAGGAAGAAAATGACAAGAGTGAGTCTGATGTGCATAAAGGGCATAAGAGCAATCCCAACAATAAGAGAAAATCACTTCACAAATCGGAAAGGGAAAGCATTGGACATGTGTCTACTACTGCTAAAGGAAAGAATAATGTGCAGACCCTTCCATATGAGGTAGAATCTGGAGTGCAACCTGTTGATTCAGAAGATGATTTTGGCAAACCATCTAAAGTTTCATGGTCTCAGAAATCTTCATGGAAAGAACTACTTGTTAATGGAGGTAATACTGCTTTCAATGCTACTCTCATTTTTCCTACAGAACAAGAAAGACCTGATAGTCCATCCCAATCCATATCTATAAACGACAAAATTGAAAACATGGAAGGGAATGAACACCTAGAGAGTGAATCCACCGATATAGAATTGACAAAAGGGGCTCACTGA
- the LOC130966215 gene encoding uncharacterized protein LOC130966215, with the protein MDVFKQALKDYFVYEGKDVIYIKNEKQRVRAACAGESCPWLILTSWNSANRCYQVKTLFNVHNCGRDFGSNLADRAWVTSKLVKRLLTQSDMKPKQAMEHMVEEYNVHVSTKMISRALKATREVVLGNERAQYGKIQDYLIELHRSNPGSTALMEVIPQPESLPLFDRLYICMEACKKGFKEGCMPLIGLDGCFLKGYYGGQLLSAVGQDANNHFYVVAFAVVPNEYKDTWKWFPTLLAEDLGAVGQHGWNFISDQQKILNVT; encoded by the exons ATGGATGTATTCAAACAAGCTCTGAAAGACTATTTTGTTTATGAAGGTAAGGATGTTATATACATTAAGAATGAGAAGCAAAGAGTAAGGGCTGCATGTGCTGGAGAATCTTGTCCGTGGTTGATATTGACTTCTTGGAATAGTGCCAATAGGTGCTATCAAGTGAAAACTCTATTTAATGTGCATAACTGTGGAAGAGACTTTGGAAGCAACTTAGCTGACAGGGCCTGGGTTACATCCAAATTGGTGAAGAGGCTTCTAACACAGTCTGATATGAAGCCAAAACAGGCTATGGAACACATGGTTGAGGAATACAATGTCCATGTCAGTACAAAGATGATTAGCAGGGCATTGAAAGCTACACGGGAGGTTGTATTAGGCAATGAGAGAGCTCAGTATGGGAAAATTCAGGATTACCTGATTGAGTTACATAGAAGTAACCCTGGTTCAACAGCACTGATGGAGGTTATTCCTCAGCCTGAATCTCTCCCTCTGTTTGATCGGTTGTACATATGCATGGAAGCCTGTAAGAAGGGGTTCAAAGAGGGGTGCATGCCTTTAATTGGATTAGACGGATGCTTTTTAAAAGGATATTATGGTGGACAACTATTAAGTGCAGTGGGTCAAGATGCCAACAACCACTTTTATGTGGTGGCCTTTGCAGTGGTACCGAATGAGTACAAGGACACTTGGAAGTGGTTCCCGACTCTGTTGGCCGAAGACTTGGGAGCTGTTGGACAACATGGGTGGAACTTTATCTCAGATCAACAAAAG ATACTTAATGTTACTTAG